The Infirmifilum lucidum DNA segment ACCCAGCCCCCTACGTCAGGACTTCATACCTGGTCGCGAAGGTCGACAGCGCCGGGATCCAGGCGGGCTACCAGCTGTACCACCACGCGTTCTTCGTGGCAGAGGACGGCACGTGGGCTGTAGTCCAGCAGGGCATGAAGCCTGAGGCAAAAGTTGCGCGCAGGATGCACTGGTTCTCCGAGAGGGTTGTAGACCCCGTAAACGAGCCCCACTCTGGAATATCCGGCGTCAGGGAGCCCTTCGCGCTCAATACCGTAGCCGGCGAGGCCTCGAGCTTCAGGAAGCTCGCCGTGGATCTGGCCCAGGAGGGCGCGAGCAGGATAGAGGGCTACATAAGGCAGGCTATGGCCATAGCCTCTGGCTATAAACCCCTAGCCTTCTACAAGCCCTACGAGAACATTGACGCCAAGGCCGTACTCGAGAGGTACTCCAGGCTCGGCATGCCTAGACCCGAGAGGAAGGGGCTTGACACCGCGAGGGAGACCGGCGTGAAGAGTTACTCGGAGCTACTCTCCATCAGGGGGATAGGCCCCTCGACTGTACGCGCCCTCGCCCTCGTGGCGGAGCTGGTATACGAGACCCCGCCATCGTGGAGAGACCCCCTCACGCACCCCGTCGACCCATTTAAATTCGCCTACGCTGTCGGTGGGAAAGACGAGGTGCCTTTCCCGGTCGACAAGAAGACATACGACGAGCTACTCTCCATACTGGGCAAGTTACTCGAGCGGAAAATCTACTCGAAATGGATCCTCAGACAGCTTGCCATGCTCACTAAGGATTGGAGTCCACCGCCAGAGGACAAAAAGCCAACATAAAAACATATACTAGAGTAACGACTAGCCTACGGCGGGAAACACGTGTCCAGTAGCGAGAGGAGTAGAGCATACAAACTGGTGGCGTCCTTCGGGATAGTAAGCCTCCTCGGGGATATCGTGTACGAGGGCTCGAGGGGCACGATCCCGACGTACATGAAGCACCTTGGCGCCTCAGCTGCAGTCGTCGGCACTGTCATGGGCCTAGGAGAGCTGATGTCGTACTTCTCGAGGCTCCTCGGAGGCTTCCTCGCGGATAAGACAAAGAGTTACTGGCTACTCATTTTTCTCGGGTACGGGTTAATCATCGCAATACCGCTGATATCCCTCAGCGAGATATTGGGGCCGGGCTGGGCGCTAGCTGCAGCCCTAGTTATACTGGAGAGACTCGGGAAAGGCTTGAGGACACCTTCACGCGACACAATAATCTCCTTTGCATCCAAGAGTATTGGGAGCGGCAAGGCTTTCGGGCTACACGAGCTCCTAGATCAGGTTGGGGCCACGGCGGGCCCACTCTTCTTTGCAGGCATACTCGCCCTGACCTCCAGCTATAGGCAGGCATTCCTCTATTCAATAATCCCCTACGCCCTACTCATGGCGACACTCGCCTACGTGAGGTCGACTACAGCACTCCCCGTGGGGGTTGCAGAGAGGAAGGAAAGCAGTGGAAACGGCATCCTTAACAGGGAGGCAGTAGCCTACATAGTAGCAGTCTTCGTGAACTCGATGGGGCTGTTCCCGGCATCCCTCATACTATACCTCGCGTCCGAAGCGCTGGAGTTTCAGGCTCTAGGGGCGTGGCTCCCACCAGTGCTCTACGCCGTGATACAGCTCGTAGACGCGATTTTCGCCTTGGCGTTCGGCCTCCTATACGACAGATATAAACTCTGGGTGCTCCTATTCCCCTTCACGCTGTCCACGCTCATACCCCTCTTAGCCCTCCAGCGCGGCATCGCCCTCGTAGCCCTGTCGGCTGTGGTCTTCGGCCTGGTTCTCGGATCACAGGAGTCCGTGTACAGGGCGGCTGTAGGGGATCTGACAGAGCCCTCCGTGAGGGCTACAGCGTATGGCCTCTTCAGCACAGCTGTCGGGCTTGGCTCTTTAATCTCGGGTGCTATCTACGGGCTTATGATAGACCTTGGCTTTCCCCTGTGGGTCAGCGGGGTATACGTCGTGGCCACACAGGCCGCCTGCACGTTCCTCCTGCTCCACGTCGCGAGGAGGCGCCGAGGGTAAAAAGTTTTTTAACTAGACTATTCTGGGTCTTTTAACGCGGGCAGGCGCTTTAACTCGGCTATTGCTATGTACGGTGTTGTAAGCTATTTCGTCAGCGATGATGACTTAATGGAGGCCCTTAGATCCATCAGATCCCAAGTAAACACGGGAGGCCTCTTCGTCTTCGACACCTGGAACATTGTAAGTGTCCAGGAGAAGAGGCTCTACTACGAGACGCCCTCGGCGAGCTTCCGCAGGTCTGGGACTATGCTCGCAATAAAGGAGGAGGCCTGGAAGCTCGACCTCTACAACCAAGCAGCACTACTCGAGATAACGTGGTCAGTGATAGACCTCCTAGAGGACAAGATAGACGTGTTCACCCACAAGATTAACATAAGGCTCTTCTCGCCCCGGGAGATAAAGCACTACCTACGCGAGGCGGGCTTCGACGTAAAAGCAGTGTTCGAGAACTATGCTTGCAAGTCCTTCACTGAGCTGAGCCCAGAAATGATTATTGTCGCGTCAGCGACCTAAAAGCTTAATTTATGAGTGAAATAGAATAGACTGCCTGTAATGGTCTCCTGGTGTAAGAAATGAAATCTGGACGCATAACTACTGCTGTAATAGCAGCTGCTGGCGTTGCAAGCAGGCTTCGCCCATACAGCCTTGAGACGCCGAAGAGCCTAATGGAACTGAGTAGAGGGTTGTCCATCATAGAGTGGAATGTATCGAGGCTAAGGAATGCCGGTTTTAGAAATATACTCATAGTGACGCGGGAGGAATATGTCGAGCTCTTTAAGGGTAAACTTGCCGGGCATGCTGTCGTGACAGCCGTAGAGGGAGTTCGCGAGTTCGGCAACCTGTACACTGTTTACACAGCATTGAAACACGTTAAGCCCCCATTCCTAGTTGTTATGTCAGATCACATCTTCGAGGAGGAGATTTTAACGCGGATACTAAGCAAGGAGAGCAGTAAGGCTTTCACAATATGCCTAGACAGGAAGCCTCCAAGACCCGACTTGCATGAGGGGTTACAGGTAATCCTTGAAGACGGCGTCATCAAGAGGGTTGGGAAGGGTGTAGGATATGCCTTCGGCATAGACACCGGTTTGATAGTCTTCAGGGAGGGGTCTCTGCGCTACGTCGAAGAGGCCATTAGGGATAAAGGTGTTAATGCGGCTATAGGCGATGCGCTAGATCTAGCTGCAAGAGATGGCGAAGTCGACTACGTGGATGTTACGGGTTTGGTGTGGAAGGATATCGACACGCCTGAAGATCTTGTCGAGGCCCGTTCAATATTGCCAAAGATTCTAAGGCGCGATGCGGGTAGAACAAAGGATATTTTCTCCCGGTTGCTCATCAGGCCACTATCCTCGGTTCTCGCATCTTCCCTCTCACTTCTCCGAGAAGTTCCGACGTGTATAGCCATTAGCGTCATAGCACTAGCACTCTACTGGTTTTCACTGAACCTTCCGAGAGGAGGCTGGCTACATGTTGTTCTAAGCGTTGCCCTGGCGTACTCTGCCTCGCTTCTGGTCGACCTAAACGAGGCTATACGGACGGTTACCAAGGCTACCGGGATCTCCCAGCTAGTTTGGCTCACAAGCACAGTTATAGACACACTGCTAGTCGCAACGCTAGCTAGTCCAGCCTATCTGTACACGTATATGCTCGTGCCCCTGTTGGCTCTTAGCAATGTCGAAAGAGAGAATGGCGGCATCTTCGTAACCCTCTCTTCAAGGTATCTCAGGTGGTTGCTAACGCCCCTGTTCTTGTCCTCTAATATTAACTTCGCTAGTTTGGATTTACACGGCCTGCTGGTATTGTTCTACTACTTCCAGGGTGTTACTGCCCTAATGGTTGTCCTCCAAGACCTCTTCCACACCCGACCCGTTACACCTAGGGTTCAGAGATCAGCGGAGAAGCCGAAACCCGTAATAGAAGTTTCGCATATTGTCGTGAAAAGGCATATCGAGAGAATTGTGAATAATAGCCTAGCCTTGCTCTTTGCCTTCTTACTCATGGACGCTGCTAAGAGTGTAGTAGGAGACTTGCAGGTAGCGGAGATCTACGGGCGTGCGGTCTCTATTGCAGACTTTATAACGCTCCTAGAGCTACTATTCCTGCTCTACTATGGTTACCGCATTCTCGTCTCTGTGAAGTTCTTCGCCGACGTAGCCGTTGAGCGAGTATCGAAGGCCATGGGGGTGACGCAAAGTACGGCAATGCATATACTCGTGAGCACATTCTACGTCATTGTGGGGTGGGTTTTAGCTGTAATTGTTTCGCCAATGGTAAGAAGCTTTCCAGTGTATGGATCAGTATTTTCCACGGTGCTATCTCTAGCTGGTTTAGGGATTTTAGCTTTCTTCCTCTACGACCTTGCACGGCAGTTGCAAAGAGTCTTCAGCGACATTTATACAGCTATCTCCAAGAGGATCATGGAGTCCTTGAAAGGTGGAGAGTGATGAAAGTCATTCTAACGACCAGCGAGCTCCACGATCCCTGCTCCTCCGTTAGTACAAGGATATTTGGTGTACCGCTCATAGTCAGGGTTATAAGGGAGTACAATAGGGCGGGCTTTACGCCTATTATCGTAAGTCCATGCGACGACATAAAATATACACTCGAGAGACATAACGTCTCGGCTCATGTAGGCAGATGGCCTCATGTGGCAGACACCGACGTCCTCATCGCACGGGCAGATGTTTTAATCGACGCCGGAGCTCTGAGCAATATTGCCCAGAGCAGAGGTAACACGGCCTACCTCGTTGGTGAAGAGGTTGTTGCCTTAAAACTTACAGGGGCACTTGTAGGAGAGCTGGGAGAACACTCCCTGCACACTGCTCCCAGCTCCCTGTACCGCCTGATCGCCGAGAAGCGAAGCGTGGAACCGTCAACAGTCACTCTTTTTGAAAAAGATGCAGCTATCTTCGGGGATGGTAGATCTCTGGAGAGATGGCTTCTACGGAAAGCCCAGAAAGGCGTACACTTCACGTCGAAGCTTAACGCTCCCGTAGAGAACTTGATCGTGCGGCTTGTCGGCAAGTTTCCCTGGGTCACTCCTAATAGAGTGACTCTACTAGTTAACGTGCTTGCTATCCTGCCACTCATCTACTTCTACTACGGCCACATCCTCATTGGGAGCCTCCTCGCGTACTTCATCGGCATACTTGACGGCGTTGACGGGAAGCTAGCCAGAGTTAGGGGAGTGTCTACCAAGCTAGGCTTGCTTGAGCACAGTCTAGATACTCTCTACGAGCTCGCGTGGTACGCCTCGTTTACTCTGGGCTACTACAGGCTTACCTGGGACACGACAGCGCTAGTGCTCGGGTTCATGCTACTCACCATAAACAGCTACCTGAAGCACGTGTACCTGCAGTTCGAGCTAGCTACGGGCAAACCTCTTAAGACACTATTCAGGACATTTTCGAGGATAGATGGCAGGAGGAACGTCTACATTCTCTATTTCATTATTTCATCCATTCTAGGTGTACCCGTCCTGGGAATCCTCCTCTCACTGGTACACGCGACAGTCACAGCAATCGTGTACACTGTCCAGTCCACCAGGCACTTAAGGCTACTAGACTGAGAGTGACCAAGCGGTTTAAATCCTGGGGGCCCGGGAGCTAGAGATGGGGTGTACGCGTGAGACCAGAGGAAAGCGCTGCTTCTACTCTCAGAAAGCGCGTCGTCGAGGCAGGACTGGAGCAGGCTCTGAGGGAGACCGTAACCAAGCTATTCCCCGAGATCAGTGAACCCTTCGAGGGGGTGAGTAAAGTCCTGTGCGTCCAGCCCCACCCTGATGACTGCGATTTGGGCGCTGGAGGGACGCTCGCAGACCTCGCAGGCAGGGGTGTTGAGGTCGTATACCTAACGATGACTGATGGCTCTAGGGGCACTACTGACCCGGCGATGGAACAGGAGAGGCTAGCCGAGATCAGGCGCAGAGAGCAGGAGGAGGCTGGCAGGGTCATAGGGGTCTCCAGGATTCTCTGGCTGGGCTACCCCGACACGCTCCTGCCCTACACTCCTGAAGTCCGAGAAAGGGTTTTAAGGGTGATACGCGAGGAGAAACCCGACGTCGTGTTTGCCCCAGACCCCTGGCTCATGTACGAGGCACACCCCGACCACAGAGTCACAGGGTTAGTAGCCTCGGAGGCTGTGATGTTCTCCCCCCTCCCCCTGATTGCCCGGGAAGTACACCCCCACGTCGTCGCGGTGGTAGCCTACTACTACACGGCTAGGCCGAACTACTTCCACGACGTCTCAGGCACTTTCAACAGGAAGCTAGAAGCTCTCTCCAGGCATAAGAGCCAGTTCGAGTCAGTGTGGCCGATCGTTGTCGAGCAGTTAAAGGTTCTCGCTGCAGCATACGGGGCTGTCAAGGGAGTAGAGTTTGCGGAGGCGTTCCGCGTCCTGCCGTTCTCGCTGATACACGCGGTGCCGCTATCGGAGATAGTATAAGGTTTTTATCTCCAGCACATTCTTCTTTTGCTGTGTCTGGTTCAGGCGAGGATAGAAAGCTGAAGAGGAGAATAGGCCTCCTGGGCGTCTTCAGTTTCGGGTACGCTAATGTCGGTGCAGGCATATACATGACCCTCGGCCTCGTGGCGAGCCACGCTGGCCCTGCAGCTCCGCTGGCATTCGCCGTTGCCTCTATCTCGTACCTCCTCACGGCTTTGAGCTACACTGAGCTCAGCTCCGCGATACCGGAGGCCGGCAGGAGGTGTAGCTTACTGGACTAGCACGCTACGTGGTGGCCTCTAGGTAGCTCTTCAAGAGCGCTGATAGGACTTCCTTGGGTTTTTTGAACTCAACAGCTATGACTTCTCCCTTCTCGTCTACGTGTACTATGATGTCCTCGCCGGCCTTAAGCGACCTCGACGGCTCTTTCCCCTCTGAGACTATGATCTTCAGGGTGTTAGAAAAGCTGTCGTAAAAGCTCTTGAGCATGGAAGGCTTTTACTACTCCGGCTTAATAAAGCTTCCTTAGATTTTGTTTCATTTCGCAGAGGTATTTGAACCATTGTCAAAGTCTTAAAGTTATTAAGTTGCCCTGGATTTCTCGTATGCTGTATGAGGGTTGCTGTCCTCGGTTGCGGGGCTGTAGGCTCTATAGTTGCCAGGCTGGCGCTGAAAACGCAGGTAGCTAGCGATGTCCTGTGCCTCGACAGGAACACTGAGAGGGCGAAGAGCTTCCTAGACCTAGAGGATGGTCGCGGCATTCCCGTCGAGGAGGCCGACGCTATCCAGGTCGACCTGCTTGCAGGTAAGCTCAAGGGCTTCGACGTTGTTGTAAACTCTCTACCTACATTCATGAGAGTCGGCGAGAGGGAGATCCTACTTAACCCCCTTGTTATGGAGGCCGCTCTGAAGGCGGGGACAACGTACGTCGACATGGCGTGCTACGGTGGCAGGCGTAGGAGGGCTGAACAGCTCGCACTCGCCAGGAGGTTTGTGGCTGAGGGTGTTCTAGCTGTCATAAATTCGGGCGCTTCTCCTGGCTTGACGAACATACTGGCGCGGGAGGCCTATGAGGACTTCGACAGGGCGTATTCCGTAAAGATAATGTCGTTGGAGGATCAGAGGGGCTCGTCCTTCGTGATATCGTGGTCTAAGGAGGAAATGCTCAACGTCGCGACGCCTGCTCTAGCCTACAGGAACGGCAAGTACGTCGTCTCCGAGCCGTTTGCAGAGGCGGCACTCTGCGACTTCCCGGAGCCTCTGGGCATGGTGAGGTGCTACTCTGTCTCGAACGATGAGAGCTACACTATCCCGGCTTTCCTGCGGATCCGGGACTTCTCGTACTACGCCGGGGGGAGCGACATCGAGACACTTAGAGCTCTCTACCGCTTAGGCGTCCTGGAGGACAGGAAAGTAAATGTCAGGGGGAGAACAGTGCCGCTGAGAAGCATCCTGTACCAGATTCTGAGGGGGCCCAGTGGGCCCCGGGAGGTTTACCGGGCTGTGGAGGAGGGGTACCTCGAGGACGCCTACTTCGCGGTAAAGGTCGTTGTCGAGGGGGAGGTGGGCGGATCAAAGGCAGTCTCGACCAGGAGTGTAGTGTTCCCGAGCCAGAGGAGGGTAAACGAGTTGTTGCCCGGTGCAACCTACATAACGTACCCTACTGCTCTGGCCGTTGTAGCCCTGATTAAAAGCCTGAGGGGGCGCAAGCTTTCGGGAGTTTATCCCCCCGAAGCCCTGCCGGGAGTCATTAGGAGGAGTGTACTAGGAGAACTCGAGGGCCACAGAATTTTCGTGAACGAGGAGTTTAGGGTTCTCGCATAGCCCTGGGCAACGTTTATATCGGGCAAGACGGTATGACGGTGGGATATAGGATGGATGGCTTAGTCGTAGAGAACCTTCATGTGTCTGTAGATGGCAAGGAGATAGTCCGCGGAGTGAGCTTTACAGCTCCTAAAGGCGTAATCACGGTTATCATGGGCCCCAATGGCAGCGGTAAGAGCACATTGCTCCTTGCGCTAATGGGGCACCCAAGGTACACTGTAACGGGAGGCCGTGTCCTCCTCGACGGCGAGGACTTGCTGGCACTCAAGCCCCACGAGAGAGCCCAGAAAGGCCTCTTCCTAGCCTTTCAGTCACCCCCAGAGTTGCCTGGAGTTAAAGTATACAGCTTCCTTGATGAGGCAGCCAAGAGGCTTGGGCTTTCTGTCGACAGGCCTATCGAGAGCATACTCGAGGGAGTAGGGCTTCCTAGGGGCTATGCTGACCGCAGCGTCCACGTCGGTTTCTCCGGCGGCGAGAAGAAGAGGTTTGAAGTAGCGCAGGCCCTGTTTTTCGAGCCTAAAGTCGTCATGCTCGACGAGCCGGACTCCGGGCTAGACATAGACGGCTTGAGGATGTTGTCTGAAAAGCTCAGGGAGCTTGTAGCCAAAGGTAGAGCCGTCTTGCTGGTGAGCCACAACCCTAAGACAATCGAGTACGTTAAGCCCGACAAGGTGCTCGCACTGGTCTCTGGGAGGATAGTGGCAGAGGG contains these protein-coding regions:
- a CDS encoding CDP-alcohol phosphatidyltransferase family protein: MKVILTTSELHDPCSSVSTRIFGVPLIVRVIREYNRAGFTPIIVSPCDDIKYTLERHNVSAHVGRWPHVADTDVLIARADVLIDAGALSNIAQSRGNTAYLVGEEVVALKLTGALVGELGEHSLHTAPSSLYRLIAEKRSVEPSTVTLFEKDAAIFGDGRSLERWLLRKAQKGVHFTSKLNAPVENLIVRLVGKFPWVTPNRVTLLVNVLAILPLIYFYYGHILIGSLLAYFIGILDGVDGKLARVRGVSTKLGLLEHSLDTLYELAWYASFTLGYYRLTWDTTALVLGFMLLTINSYLKHVYLQFELATGKPLKTLFRTFSRIDGRRNVYILYFIISSILGVPVLGILLSLVHATVTAIVYTVQSTRHLRLLD
- a CDS encoding phosphocholine cytidylyltransferase family protein, with the protein product MKSGRITTAVIAAAGVASRLRPYSLETPKSLMELSRGLSIIEWNVSRLRNAGFRNILIVTREEYVELFKGKLAGHAVVTAVEGVREFGNLYTVYTALKHVKPPFLVVMSDHIFEEEILTRILSKESSKAFTICLDRKPPRPDLHEGLQVILEDGVIKRVGKGVGYAFGIDTGLIVFREGSLRYVEEAIRDKGVNAAIGDALDLAARDGEVDYVDVTGLVWKDIDTPEDLVEARSILPKILRRDAGRTKDIFSRLLIRPLSSVLASSLSLLREVPTCIAISVIALALYWFSLNLPRGGWLHVVLSVALAYSASLLVDLNEAIRTVTKATGISQLVWLTSTVIDTLLVATLASPAYLYTYMLVPLLALSNVERENGGIFVTLSSRYLRWLLTPLFLSSNINFASLDLHGLLVLFYYFQGVTALMVVLQDLFHTRPVTPRVQRSAEKPKPVIEVSHIVVKRHIERIVNNSLALLFAFLLMDAAKSVVGDLQVAEIYGRAVSIADFITLLELLFLLYYGYRILVSVKFFADVAVERVSKAMGVTQSTAMHILVSTFYVIVGWVLAVIVSPMVRSFPVYGSVFSTVLSLAGLGILAFFLYDLARQLQRVFSDIYTAISKRIMESLKGGE
- a CDS encoding DUF763 domain-containing protein, with protein sequence MRVGVAELPLHAGTVPRWLIDRMTGLARAVVELVVDEYGPRGLLERISDPVYFQALNNLIGMDWDSSGSTTVTTAVLKAVVNSMDIGVRVAGGKGKKSLETPAELEKHARELGLDPAPYVRTSYLVAKVDSAGIQAGYQLYHHAFFVAEDGTWAVVQQGMKPEAKVARRMHWFSERVVDPVNEPHSGISGVREPFALNTVAGEASSFRKLAVDLAQEGASRIEGYIRQAMAIASGYKPLAFYKPYENIDAKAVLERYSRLGMPRPERKGLDTARETGVKSYSELLSIRGIGPSTVRALALVAELVYETPPSWRDPLTHPVDPFKFAYAVGGKDEVPFPVDKKTYDELLSILGKLLERKIYSKWILRQLAMLTKDWSPPPEDKKPT
- a CDS encoding DUF2283 domain-containing protein yields the protein MLKSFYDSFSNTLKIIVSEGKEPSRSLKAGEDIIVHVDEKGEVIAVEFKKPKEVLSALLKSYLEATT
- the sufC gene encoding Fe-S cluster assembly ATPase SufC, which translates into the protein MDGLVVENLHVSVDGKEIVRGVSFTAPKGVITVIMGPNGSGKSTLLLALMGHPRYTVTGGRVLLDGEDLLALKPHERAQKGLFLAFQSPPELPGVKVYSFLDEAAKRLGLSVDRPIESILEGVGLPRGYADRSVHVGFSGGEKKRFEVAQALFFEPKVVMLDEPDSGLDIDGLRMLSEKLRELVAKGRAVLLVSHNPKTIEYVKPDKVLALVSGRIVAEGGLDLVERIESEGFPVVSE
- a CDS encoding saccharopine dehydrogenase family protein translates to MRVAVLGCGAVGSIVARLALKTQVASDVLCLDRNTERAKSFLDLEDGRGIPVEEADAIQVDLLAGKLKGFDVVVNSLPTFMRVGEREILLNPLVMEAALKAGTTYVDMACYGGRRRRAEQLALARRFVAEGVLAVINSGASPGLTNILAREAYEDFDRAYSVKIMSLEDQRGSSFVISWSKEEMLNVATPALAYRNGKYVVSEPFAEAALCDFPEPLGMVRCYSVSNDESYTIPAFLRIRDFSYYAGGSDIETLRALYRLGVLEDRKVNVRGRTVPLRSILYQILRGPSGPREVYRAVEEGYLEDAYFAVKVVVEGEVGGSKAVSTRSVVFPSQRRVNELLPGATYITYPTALAVVALIKSLRGRKLSGVYPPEALPGVIRRSVLGELEGHRIFVNEEFRVLA
- a CDS encoding MFS transporter; the protein is MSSSERSRAYKLVASFGIVSLLGDIVYEGSRGTIPTYMKHLGASAAVVGTVMGLGELMSYFSRLLGGFLADKTKSYWLLIFLGYGLIIAIPLISLSEILGPGWALAAALVILERLGKGLRTPSRDTIISFASKSIGSGKAFGLHELLDQVGATAGPLFFAGILALTSSYRQAFLYSIIPYALLMATLAYVRSTTALPVGVAERKESSGNGILNREAVAYIVAVFVNSMGLFPASLILYLASEALEFQALGAWLPPVLYAVIQLVDAIFALAFGLLYDRYKLWVLLFPFTLSTLIPLLALQRGIALVALSAVVFGLVLGSQESVYRAAVGDLTEPSVRATAYGLFSTAVGLGSLISGAIYGLMIDLGFPLWVSGVYVVATQAACTFLLLHVARRRRG
- a CDS encoding PIG-L deacetylase family protein, with amino-acid sequence MRPEESAASTLRKRVVEAGLEQALRETVTKLFPEISEPFEGVSKVLCVQPHPDDCDLGAGGTLADLAGRGVEVVYLTMTDGSRGTTDPAMEQERLAEIRRREQEEAGRVIGVSRILWLGYPDTLLPYTPEVRERVLRVIREEKPDVVFAPDPWLMYEAHPDHRVTGLVASEAVMFSPLPLIAREVHPHVVAVVAYYYTARPNYFHDVSGTFNRKLEALSRHKSQFESVWPIVVEQLKVLAAAYGAVKGVEFAEAFRVLPFSLIHAVPLSEIV